The genomic stretch cggtgtatcgttgtacttatcctacaacatgcaaaatgtgccgaaaacaaaatCGATAACGGATTCtgtcaactaatctagttgatcgagactgcattagccccccaggctagcgtgcgatattgttttgttgGCCCTTGAAATGGCATCTTCGTATGGTGCCCGGAATGTAAGCTGACTATCCAAAATTACGCCAATATCTTAATTTTGGCTTACGCGCTGAAGAGCTTGCCCAGACAATTGATGCATAAATAATAAAGCTAATTGATTAAAGCTTCCTGCTAAAGGTAATTACATGACATTTTTCTACACACAGGGTAAGAAGATTACGGCTGCTCCAATCACTGAAAGCATCAAGCAACTTTTGCAGTTCCAAACAGTCTCCAAGACAGGCTATAATCCGAATGATATTCACATCGTCTGCGAAAAAGAGTCCTGTACCTCGCGGTAAAATTGTAGCAACGTCGTTGATAAACAGTGAGAATAAAAGTGGActcagattgcttccttgcggcactccagaagaCGTTATAAATGACTCGAAATGTGACGACCCGAAACTGACACATACAACTCTGCCGGTCATGTACGAACGAAACCATCTCACGAGCATGGCGGAGAGCCCCAGCTTATCCAGCTTTCGTAGAAGGATGTCGTGATTAACACGATCGAACGCAGCCTTGAAGTCCGTGTACACAGCATCCACTTGCATTGATGGATCTTTTAggataaaaaccatgttagtCACTAGAAATATAGTTTTTGCACGATGAAAACAGCACTGTTCTGACGACTATTTCGAAAACTTCGGATTAGCACATAATGATGTAATTCCTCGGTAATTAGCTATATTGCACTTGTCCCCTTTTTTGTGTATCGGTGGGAGCAATGAATGTTTCCAACTAGTAGGAAACAGTTCTTGTTGCAGAGAAAGATTAAACAGCGCCACCAGTTCgttcgagcagtttttcaacAAAGATTTCGGGATCCCGTCTGGGCCAGGACAAGTGGAATGTTTTAGCTCTCGAATTGCTCTCAAAACGTGCGCTTCTGTCACTTGGAAAACTCCACAAGCGAAAATCTCCTGCGTAGTATCGCGTATTGCAGCGTCAATCTGATCTGGCATAGTAACTGAAGACGAAAAAGCGGATTTAAAATGTTCAGCAAATAATTCGCATTTAGAAGAAGCTGTGCTAGCAGACAAATCACCGAGGAACTTGGAAGCTGGTAATCCATTTTCCTTTCGTTTAGAACAAACATAAGTCCAGAACTTTTTTGGATGTCGACGTAAACTTCTTTGAGTTCGCTCAATGTAACGAGAGTACAGAAATTGATTGTTAAATGCGTATGTGTTGCTTGCGAGTTTGAACCTATGCTTTGCCAGGATCGTGCGATTTATTAGATAGTTTCGTTGAGCAGCTCGTCTACAGCGCTTCAGCTCACGGAGACGTCGATTAGCCCAAGCAGGTTTCATCGGCGGTCGTTGCAGTGGAACATGAGCTTCAATTACTGTTCGAATCGTTGCGGTAAACATGTCGACAATGTCTATCAGATCCTCTTGCGAATCGATGAATTGCCAGTCAATTGCTGATAACAATTGGTTCACAGTAAAATGCTTAAAATGGTACAAAATAGCCGAAAAGTTCTAAATTCGGTTGGGTTAAAATCAAGGTAAACGACCACCTCGAAAAAAGTGCTCTTTCATCGAAACAACGCTTCTACTCATTCTTCTCGAGATACGACCAATATTTTTGACCTTTTGACTAAGGTGTTTTTTGCTTttgaaatatggaaatatattgaaaaaataaattggtttccgtatgttgaaaaaaatattattattgcgcactacttCTCGTTTATATGGCTTAACCAAGTATGTAGACGAGGGTGGGACAACAAAggaatgttagctcccatgcacttttcgtgttccttatggcaCCTATTACAACTGTGTACCTTTTCAGATTGATCGATATTTTTGCGCCAGATTTTTCAAGTTTCCACACGATTTTTATGGGgaaatccaaattttcaaaacttattctccagGGATGtctagttggctcctaaaaatatatcgatacattatatttgtaggaaataGGCGTTACGatgtttgtagaaaaagttactaATCcgaaactgatcgaatgtcggACGAACGACTCAACAATGAATTTTCCCAGCAACAccgctgcagcatgctgctgttgctggaAATTTGCTCACGGATGGGAGTTAATTCAGCGTGGAATTAGGCTTAAAAGTGTGATTTTTACTCAAAGTATCATCGAAGAAGCTTCCAAGCTTAATTCTGCGCGATATTATTTCTCATCACGAGGTTgaatttgcaatagcagcatgctgtagctgTGTTGCTGAAAAATTCATTGTTGAGCCGTTGGTCAgataaaaaataagttttaagataaaaactttttctacaagcatcgcagCGCTGTGCGGTCTTCAGGAgagtttttccaggaaaattttcatacagATACAGTCATACAGACTGAATAACTTATACATAAATTTCAACTATTCCTTATTCTATTTGCAAAAACGGTCCTTGACAACATAAAATTGAACATATCATCAATGTCGTTaaatgcacggaggcacgcgtctagggagttaggggccatccacataccgcATGTGCTACGGAGTCGTCGGGAGGGTGCATTGAAATGAACTTGTTCAAGTAGTGCACGACAGTCGATGGTTCCGTTGATTAGGTCGAAGATGAACATTCTCTGCTGATTGAGGCGTCTGTTTGACGAGAGCTCTAATTGAATAAGTTGGCACCGATCGGTGTAGGGTGGGAGATTATTTGGATCATTCCACGGGAGACCGCGTAAAGCAAATCGTACGAACTTTTTTTGCATCCGCTCTATTTTAAAAATCTGTCTCATCTGGAACGGGCACCAAACAGGAGAGGAGTACTCCAGAATGCTGCGCACTAACGAGCAATATATAGTTTTGAGAGCATAAATATCAGTAAAATTGGAGGTATGGcggcgaaaaaaaaaccaacacaGGAAATGCTTTTGCTGTAATGATTTTAATGTGTTCGTTAAACTCAAGTTTTGAATCAACTGTGACTCCCAGGTCAGAGATGGCTTGTACTCGGTCGAGACACTCAAAACCCAGTAAATATCGATTTTCAACTGAGTCGTTGCAGCGAGTGAAggatataattttgcatttttgcaaTTTACATGCATGCCGTTGTTATCTCACCAAATCATCATAGTATTCAAACATTCTTGCAACGCTACACAGTCTGCCAAGGATGAGATGACACGGAAGATTTTCAATAGTTTTCTCGACGAGATCAGTGCATACAGATCATTTACGAACATGTTGAATAATAGGGGCCCGAGCACGCTACCTTGATGCAATGTGGAAAGTGTAAGAGTGGGCGGAGTTAACCAATACGTACGCAGAACGATTTGTTAGGTATGAGAATAACCATGATCTATGATCCATTCTGGGAAACCCATTCGCCTCATCCTAGCAATGATTAAAACATGTGCCGAAGGCCTTCGCAAAATCTATGTACACAGAGTCAACTTGGCGTTTTGCTTCAACTTCTCTGGATAGGGTGGTTACGTAGCACATCAGATTCGTCGTCGTTGATCGGTGTTTTATGGAACCATGCTGGAATTCAGATGAGAATGGTGACTGTATAGCACATTGtgaaccaatttttcaaaaactttgctCAGACAGCTAAGAATGGAGATTCCGCGATAGTTAGTTACACAGTTGTGGTTTCCAGACTTATAAACAGGAATAATGTACGCTGATTTCCAAACCGTTGAGAAGACTCGATCTCTTAGCGAAATATTGAAAGTTTGAGCGATTGGTGACGCGAAAGCAACCGCACAGTTTCTCAGAAGTGAAGGGGGCATCTCGTCAACGCCTGGTCCTTTATTGACATCTAAATCTTCAAGAGACTTTCGTACGTCGTTCGTGGAAAACTGGATGGGGGCAGATTCAGGTCATACACTGGCACGTGAGCGAATGCATTATTTGAACTGGTGACATTTTACTGAACACGTTTTAGAAAAAGGTAGCGAAGAGATTGGCGGTTGTTCTGCTAGTCCGAGCTTCCACACCGTCGAGGTTCATGATATTCGGAATACGGTTGTTTGATTTTTGCTGTCTGATTAAGTCCCAAAATCGTTTGGGATTTTGCTTGATGCTCAACTGGATTTTGGCGATATAGTGCCCGTAGGTAGATGTTAGCAGAGCTTTGTATGCCACCTCTAATTCATACAGATTGATGCGGTCGTGGTCTGACTTTGAGAGTAAATAGCATTTCCGGGTCTTCCTGAGGATATTACGAAGATTGCGCAGCTCGTAAGTCCACCATGGATTTTTTGAATTAGTGCTGAATGTTCGTCTTTTCTTCTGCCACAATGTCGCTAAGAATCCTCTGAAGTTCGCTGTAAAATCTGCGAAGCAAGTTATCGACAGAGCCAATACCCAGTACAGTCTCCCAGTTGATGTTTGTAAGTGCGTTGTTTATTGACTCAAAGTCACATTTTCGATAGTCATACATCAGACAATCGTTCTCATCGTCTAGAGAGATGGGTGCGTCATTACCCTCGTCAATCAATAAAATGAAAGGTGCGTGATGAGTATCAAATGGAAGCAACGGAATCGGAGGCAAAACGAGGTCGAGATGATCTGGCTGGTTGACGAAGGCGAGATTCAGGAGTCTGCCGTTCGAATTGAGGAAGTGATTAACTTGCCCCAAACCGGTTGCGAAGAGAGTTTCCGTGAGATTGCACTCCTGATCGGAGGAACATATCCGTTGATTTCATCGTCAAATTGCCAACATAGGGCGGGAAGGTTGAAGTCTCCAATAGAAAGAACGATGTCAGCATACGACGAGCGATCCATAATTGTTTGCAAAGCACTTGCGTGTCCCGAATAAAGTAAAGCGATCGATGCTGCAAGCTAATGCGAACTGCTACTTGGTCGAGCTGGTCACAGTCACTCAATGACACGGAGCTGCAACTAGGGTGACTTGACCTGTAATCGGACGATATTTCTGCACTGTCGATAACGGCGTTGAGCAACATTTCCATGGAAACAATCACGTCGTAATCGCTGCTACTTAACAGTAGCCGCAGTTGAGCGATCTTGGTGCGCAAACCTCTCGCATTCAGGTAGTACACAGATGAAAAGTGACCCGGGGCTTTTTCTGCCGCAACGGACGATGGTTGAGTACTGGAAACATGGGAAATTACGGGAGGCGTATCATGGTTCGTAGCTAATGTGTACTTGCCTGCATTGACGGTTTAGAAGACACCTTCTCCGTTCTCGAGCACAGGACCGGGATGGCTGTTGGTCGCTGGCAGGAATAACTCGACTGTGCCGAGGGTATTAGGGTCATCCCGGGGATGACTGATTCCAAATGGTGTGTAGATAGTGTGGCGTAGTTATTGATGTTGCAGAGAAAACTCTCGGAGTTGGGGCACAATCATTCAAAAGCGGATGACTGAAACGGTCGCCAGTATCAGGTACATAAATATCAGAGAAATGATGATACTTGCCTGGTGTAGTGAGCTGGAGGACCCTGTCAACGACCTCAAGCACAGGACCGGAACGGCTGTAGATCGGGGACTGCACAGGCGCGACTGCGGTGGGGGGATACAGCCAGAATCTTTCATCGGTATTATTGGTAGCAAAAGCTGCGATATTGTTCAAAGTCCGTTTACTACCAACAGTACAATTGTCCGAAGAACGCGGGACCGCGTCTGTTCTGCGGGGTCTCTTAGAGGCCCTCTGCTGATCTACTGTAGACCAACGATTTCGCAGTGACGGGGAAAATTGGAGAGTTGGTTTGGTGTTCAGCTGTTTTATATCGCAGTGTAGTTCGGTAATTGCATTAGTTAGCGAATTAAGCTGCGGCAATGGATCTGCATTAGATTACAGCATTCGAAAATGGTAGCTCTCGAACAACTCGGCACAGTTGACACACTTCCAGAAAAGGTTCTTTTTGTGCGATGTAAAATATCCCTGTAGGGCGCGTGATACGCCAGCACATGTGCTTTTGTGAAATGTTGCTTCGCAATAACCGCGGCAGGTAACAAAATCGCCAAAACCATATCTAAAGAAATGATgaacaaattcaaaaaaatctgcaaCAGTTGACTAAAATTTGCATTGACTTCTTTCAGGAACTTTACACagatattttttccattttaataCCAGTTTCATCATCGGTTcgagctaggtatcgaattgaAGCTAGCTCTAATTTTGCCAAAGATTATTTTAATTCAGCACAAAGATGAATTTTAATTCTGTATGAGAAGACCGTTATTTTGAAATAttacttgaattttaaaatcgcAGAATTTTGACACGGTTTATAAAAAGTCTGTGGTAAGTTTATTATAGTTTTATGAAgaagttttatttcatttttttgcacaattctTCAAACAAAACCTTTATGCTGATAGCGAAGTTTTTTAGTATAAATTCAATATGGACTACTAAATTTGAGCTGTTTAACTAATAATGTTTAACTATAAAAACGAGTTACATTTCTCTGAACGGTGACTAAAACAGTAAATTCCTATGTCGAAAAGAAATCTGAATGTATAATATTCTCATATTGgggttcttttttttatttatttaaactacCTTTGTTTGCTCAACACCTAAGtctcgaaaaataataaaaaatgagttgtatcatttttatAGGAAACCACCAATTATATTGTAATAATTAGTTAATATATGAGAGGAACAGCTATCATTTTTCATATTTAGTGCTATTGTAAGAGACATCCATGAACTAAATTTGAACGTGGAACAACACTCCTTATTTTCTAAAAGCAATaacacaatagatcaaataactGCTCGCAGTAGAAAATATACCTAACAGGTCTCTTTCTCACCTACGTCGAGATAGATGAAAGAAAGAGTAAGGTTAGAAAAGAGAGAAAGTAAGGAAGAGACAGAGAGCGGAAGAAAGAGAGTTTCGaagagaaaaaaagttaaagggtatgtgcttgagtgcacaaacgtaggcttgacgtgggactattgtgggtgtaaagatttaattctgccatagccatagtatataacacacaccgaacgtaaaataccatacacaacaatccatgaacaaaaaaaacacacacacgctactctctctctcacacacacacacacacacacacacacacccacacacacacacacacacgatactcacacacacacgcaactctcacacacacacacatgctactctcacacacacacgctactctcacacacacacacacgctactcacacacacacacccacgctactcacacacacatacacactcacgctactcacacacacacacatacacacccacgctactcacacccacgctactcacacacacacacacacacacacacacacacacgctactcacacacacacacatgctactcacacacacacatacacgctactcacacacacacacatacacgctactcacacacaccaacgctactcacacaccaacggtactcacacacacacacacacacacacacacacaaacacacacacacacacaaacacgctactcacacacacacacacgctactcacacacacacatacacacgctaacgctactcagccacacacacttggtatacgacacactatacccaCACtatacacaaattactatcggcagcatccaaacg from Wyeomyia smithii strain HCP4-BCI-WySm-NY-G18 chromosome 3, ASM2978416v1, whole genome shotgun sequence encodes the following:
- the LOC129728153 gene encoding uncharacterized protein LOC129728153 — protein: MIILPVLEYGLPIWESCAKYHHDELQVIQNKILRMILNSPPRTRKYTLATNHDTPPVISHVSSTQPSSVAAEKAPGHFSSVYYLNARGLRTKIAQLRLLLSSSDYDVIVSMEMLLNAVIDSAEISSDYRSSHPSCSSVSLSDCDQLDQVAVRISLQHRSLYFIRDTQVLCKQLWIARRMLTSFFLLETSTFPPYVGNLTMKSTDMFLRSGVQSHGNSLRNRFGPDHLDLVLPPIPLLPFDTHHAPFILLIDEGNDAPISLDDENDCLMYDYRKCDFESINNALTNINWETVLAIDWQFIDSQEDLIDIVDMFTATIRTVIEAHVPLQRPPMKPAWANRRLRELKRCRRAAQRNYLINRTILAKHRFKLASNTYAFNNQFLYSRYIERTQRSLRRHPKKFWTYVCSKRKENGLPASKFLVTMPDQIDAAIRDTTQEIFACGVFQVTEAHVLRAIRELKHSTCPGPDGIPKSLLKNCSNELVALFNLSLQQELFPTNPSMQVDAVYTDFKAAFDRVNHDILLRKLDKLGLSAMLKFASVFGNRVQITEKMNIVASLVPRDVVELDVSNIKCIEIIIKDILFSSCRNYNSISQ